One part of the Bdellovibrio bacteriovorus genome encodes these proteins:
- the secE gene encoding preprotein translocase subunit SecE has product MEKANSKILTISFALAGILVGLTVSLLIKAFAGAFGVVARAADSDMVRHGIPVLAGFALFAALQFNPRVHTWGEEVVSEIRKVVWPSRKDTTAMTIACVVMVLISSVIISSFDLISGFLINFLMK; this is encoded by the coding sequence ATGGAAAAGGCCAACTCTAAGATTTTGACTATCAGCTTTGCACTTGCAGGTATCTTGGTCGGTTTGACCGTCTCTCTTCTAATCAAGGCATTCGCTGGCGCATTCGGTGTTGTGGCTCGTGCTGCTGACTCTGATATGGTTCGCCACGGGATCCCTGTTTTGGCAGGTTTCGCGTTGTTTGCCGCTCTTCAGTTCAACCCACGCGTTCACACTTGGGGTGAAGAGGTTGTTTCTGAGATCCGTAAAGTTGTTTGGCCTTCCCGCAAGGACACAACGGCTATGACCATCGCTTGCGTGGTTATGGTTCTTATCTCCAGTGTTATCATCAGTTCCTTCGATCTGATCTCTGGCTTCTTAATCAACTTTCTTATGAAGTAA
- the rplJ gene encoding 50S ribosomal protein L10 gives MITRADKEQEIKLITEKFGKAKGAFIVDFKGIKVEQVTNLRKKLNAADSEMKVVRNTLAKRAFKDHPAIETAFANSMKGTNAIVFSYGEVNATAKALADFAKDVEVLQIKSGVMDGAALDDAKIKFLATLPGKDQLRAMLLGTLLGAGSALARCLNAYAEKMGGGAAAGTEEAPQA, from the coding sequence ATGATCACTCGCGCAGATAAAGAGCAGGAGATTAAGCTAATCACGGAGAAATTCGGAAAGGCTAAGGGAGCTTTCATCGTCGACTTCAAAGGCATCAAGGTTGAGCAAGTAACTAACTTGCGTAAAAAATTGAATGCTGCTGATTCTGAGATGAAAGTTGTTCGTAATACTCTTGCAAAAAGAGCGTTCAAAGATCACCCAGCTATTGAAACAGCATTTGCTAATTCAATGAAAGGTACTAACGCCATCGTATTCTCTTACGGTGAGGTGAACGCGACTGCAAAAGCATTGGCTGATTTCGCTAAGGACGTAGAAGTTCTTCAAATCAAGTCCGGTGTTATGGACGGCGCTGCTTTGGATGATGCTAAGATTAAATTCTTGGCGACACTTCCGGGCAAAGACCAGCTTCGCGCTATGTTGTTGGGTACATTGTTGGGTGCAGGTTCTGCACTTGCTAGATGTCTTAACGCTTACGCTGAGAAAATGGGCGGCGGCGCAGCCGCTGGTACTGAAGAAGCTCCACAAGCGTAA
- the pyrF gene encoding orotidine-5'-phosphate decarboxylase, with translation MNKNLRAHPMKNPIILALDVDTRDKALKIADDVSDIVGGIKLGPRLCLRYGMDFVKEMAQRAPVFLDNKHFDIPSTMEAAVRASFEAGASLVTVHALSGKEALTRMAAVEKELNQQRPFRILAVTILTSWDQNSLPVNMKSQPIAQHVTELAALVKDSGLSGVVCSPHELDLLQNRDLYLVTPGIRFSMQDSGDQKRIMGPKEALRAGASALVVGRPILEASNIKEAATDFVMAMYEEK, from the coding sequence ATGAACAAAAATCTGCGTGCTCACCCCATGAAAAATCCGATTATTCTGGCTCTGGATGTGGATACCCGCGACAAAGCCCTGAAAATTGCCGACGATGTTTCAGATATCGTCGGGGGCATCAAGCTGGGGCCGCGCCTGTGTCTGCGTTATGGAATGGATTTCGTGAAGGAAATGGCGCAAAGAGCGCCGGTTTTTCTGGATAACAAACACTTCGACATTCCCTCGACGATGGAGGCCGCAGTTCGTGCCAGTTTCGAGGCCGGGGCGTCTCTGGTGACGGTGCATGCCCTGAGTGGCAAAGAGGCTCTGACCCGCATGGCAGCGGTGGAAAAAGAGCTGAACCAGCAGCGTCCGTTCCGCATTCTGGCCGTGACGATTCTGACTTCCTGGGATCAGAATTCGCTGCCGGTGAATATGAAATCTCAACCGATTGCCCAGCACGTGACGGAGCTGGCGGCTTTGGTGAAGGATTCGGGTTTGTCCGGTGTCGTGTGTTCCCCTCACGAATTGGACCTTTTACAAAACCGCGATCTTTACCTTGTCACTCCGGGAATTCGCTTTAGTATGCAGGATTCCGGCGATCAAAAACGTATCATGGGACCCAAAGAAGCTCTTCGTGCAGGAGCTTCGGCGCTGGTCGTGGGTCGCCCTATTCTGGAAGCTTCCAACATCAAGGAAGCTGCCACTGATTTTGTGATGGCAATGTATGAAGAAAAATAA
- the rplK gene encoding 50S ribosomal protein L11: protein MAKKVTGMIKLQIPAGKANPAPPVGPALGQHGVNIMEFCKQFNARTQALGDSIIPIIITVYQDRSFTFITKTPPVSSLIKKALKLESGSKQPQKDKVGKINNDQIKQIATTKLPDLNCLKVESAMSQVAGTAKSMGIDIA, encoded by the coding sequence ATGGCAAAAAAAGTTACAGGAATGATCAAGCTGCAGATACCGGCAGGGAAAGCTAATCCAGCTCCACCCGTTGGACCGGCGCTCGGACAGCATGGGGTAAACATCATGGAATTCTGTAAGCAGTTCAACGCTCGTACACAAGCGTTGGGTGATAGCATCATCCCTATCATCATCACTGTTTACCAAGACAGATCGTTTACTTTCATCACAAAAACACCACCGGTGTCTTCTTTGATCAAAAAGGCGTTGAAACTGGAATCCGGTTCCAAACAGCCTCAAAAAGACAAAGTTGGCAAAATCAATAACGATCAAATCAAGCAAATCGCTACAACGAAATTGCCTGACTTGAACTGCTTGAAAGTTGAATCCGCAATGTCACAAGTTGCTGGTACAGCTAAGAGCATGGGCATCGACATCGCGTAA
- a CDS encoding acetyl-CoA hydrolase/transferase C-terminal domain-containing protein: protein MDQKPRQFHSFETAVDALLNTLGPVIRVAAPLGLGKPNQLINLLYNRVKDLPDRRLEIYTALSLDIPSPQSDLERRFLSPFLDRHFGPDYPVFEYLKDRRHGELPGNVRIHEFYFQAGQALHADSAQQDYVSLNYTHVASYLVECNIEVVLQLVACRQTDQGPRYSLSCNPDLTLDVIDQYRKAEKKILLLGVVHPELPFLGTDAEVGPDYFDMIVEDPRQHRKLFALPRTPVDWTDHLIGFLASHLLEDDGTLQIGIGSLSEALVYSACLRHQKGADYEVLSEKFWQHRRHARELHLYRTPFEKGLYGTSEMVMDGFMNLRKAGILKRQVQEPVSKQKRYLHGAFFLGSSELYKWLRHLEGEEFDGLNMTRVSIVNDLYDGNELALRRQRRKARFFNTCMNVTLLGSAASDTLESGTVVSGVGGQYNFVAMAHELEGAHSVLMLRSTRQHKGRRHSNILWSHGQLTIPRHLRDIVITEYGIAYLRGKTDEEVIKELLNIADSEFQESLKIKAQKEGKLRSDYQIPEWARHNTPAELLKQAREAGFDRLFPPFAFGSDFTLDEELLALALGELRQAQEESLGKLLALLKKGFKTDPLEYQDCLKRMELNRPRGLREWLFQKLVLGALEQSKGRITSAFSAEPR from the coding sequence ATGGACCAGAAACCCCGTCAGTTCCATTCATTTGAAACGGCTGTGGATGCGCTCCTGAACACTTTGGGACCGGTTATCCGCGTGGCTGCTCCGCTGGGTCTTGGCAAACCCAATCAGTTGATCAATCTGCTGTACAACCGGGTCAAAGACCTGCCTGACCGCCGTCTGGAAATCTACACCGCTCTTTCACTGGATATTCCCTCTCCACAAAGCGATCTGGAACGACGATTCCTGTCCCCTTTTCTGGATCGTCACTTCGGACCTGATTATCCCGTGTTTGAGTACCTGAAAGACCGCCGGCATGGCGAGCTTCCCGGCAATGTCCGCATTCATGAGTTTTACTTTCAGGCCGGCCAGGCCCTGCACGCGGACTCTGCGCAGCAGGATTACGTCAGCCTGAATTACACTCACGTGGCCTCGTACCTGGTCGAATGCAATATCGAAGTGGTGCTGCAACTGGTGGCCTGCCGCCAGACAGATCAGGGCCCGCGCTACAGCCTGAGCTGCAATCCCGATCTGACCCTGGATGTGATAGATCAATACCGCAAGGCCGAAAAAAAAATCCTGCTGCTGGGAGTGGTCCACCCCGAACTGCCTTTTCTGGGGACGGATGCCGAAGTCGGTCCCGATTACTTTGACATGATTGTCGAGGACCCCCGTCAACACCGCAAACTTTTTGCCCTGCCGCGGACTCCGGTGGACTGGACAGATCATCTGATCGGCTTTTTAGCCAGTCATCTGCTGGAAGATGACGGCACCCTGCAAATAGGCATCGGCTCTTTGTCAGAGGCACTGGTGTACTCTGCCTGTCTTCGTCATCAAAAAGGCGCCGATTATGAAGTGCTGTCGGAAAAATTCTGGCAACACCGCCGGCACGCACGTGAACTGCACCTGTATCGCACGCCCTTCGAAAAAGGCCTGTACGGCACCAGCGAAATGGTCATGGACGGTTTTATGAATCTGCGCAAAGCCGGGATTTTAAAACGTCAGGTACAGGAGCCAGTTTCAAAACAAAAACGTTATCTGCATGGGGCTTTCTTTCTGGGATCCAGCGAACTGTACAAATGGTTGCGCCATCTGGAGGGCGAGGAATTTGACGGTCTGAACATGACCCGCGTGTCCATCGTCAATGATCTTTATGATGGCAACGAACTGGCCCTGCGACGTCAGCGGCGCAAAGCCCGGTTCTTTAACACCTGTATGAACGTAACCCTGCTGGGCTCGGCCGCTTCAGACACTCTGGAAAGCGGCACCGTCGTCAGTGGCGTCGGGGGGCAGTATAACTTTGTGGCCATGGCCCACGAACTGGAAGGAGCCCATTCCGTGCTGATGCTGCGATCCACACGGCAGCACAAGGGCCGCCGTCATTCCAATATCCTGTGGTCCCACGGACAACTGACCATCCCCCGCCACCTGCGTGACATCGTGATCACTGAATACGGCATTGCTTACCTGCGCGGCAAGACCGACGAGGAGGTCATCAAAGAACTGCTGAACATCGCCGATTCTGAGTTTCAGGAGTCTTTGAAAATCAAAGCGCAGAAAGAAGGTAAACTTCGCTCCGACTATCAAATTCCGGAGTGGGCCCGTCACAACACACCCGCAGAACTTTTAAAACAGGCCCGGGAAGCAGGCTTTGACCGGCTGTTCCCGCCCTTTGCCTTTGGCAGTGACTTTACTTTGGATGAGGAGCTGCTGGCTTTGGCCCTGGGCGAACTGCGACAGGCGCAGGAGGAATCCCTGGGAAAACTTCTGGCACTGCTGAAAAAGGGATTTAAGACAGACCCCCTGGAATATCAGGACTGCTTGAAAAGAATGGAACTGAATCGCCCCCGTGGCTTGAGGGAATGGCTCTTTCAAAAGCTGGTGCTGGGGGCCCTGGAACAAAGCAAGGGCCGCATCACTTCGGCTTTTTCTGCAGAACCACGTTGA
- the rplA gene encoding 50S ribosomal protein L1 gives MAGKKFAAVAKKVDSAKKYTVEEAFKLVVETAPAKFDESIDVALRLGIDPKQSDQQVRGAIALPHGLGKEVKVVVFAKGPKEAEAKAAGADFVGADDLVAKIQGGWLDFDKCIATPDMMATVSKVAKILGPRGLMPNPKIGTVTMNVGEAVTAEKKGKLDFRVDKAGIVHAGIGKKSMGDAKLKDNFMTLLGAIVKAKPASSKGIYLRSIAVASTMGPGVKIEPNAAAAATGAN, from the coding sequence ATGGCAGGCAAAAAATTCGCAGCGGTCGCTAAAAAAGTTGATTCTGCAAAAAAGTACACTGTTGAAGAAGCATTCAAACTGGTTGTTGAAACAGCTCCAGCTAAATTTGATGAATCTATCGACGTAGCATTGCGCTTGGGTATCGACCCTAAGCAATCTGACCAACAAGTGCGTGGAGCTATCGCTCTTCCTCACGGTTTGGGCAAAGAAGTTAAAGTTGTTGTTTTCGCAAAAGGCCCGAAAGAAGCTGAAGCGAAAGCGGCTGGCGCTGACTTCGTAGGCGCAGACGACCTGGTAGCTAAAATCCAGGGTGGCTGGTTGGATTTCGATAAATGTATCGCGACTCCGGACATGATGGCGACTGTTTCTAAAGTTGCTAAGATCCTGGGGCCTCGTGGTTTGATGCCGAATCCAAAAATCGGTACTGTAACTATGAACGTTGGTGAAGCTGTAACTGCCGAGAAAAAAGGTAAGTTGGACTTCCGCGTTGATAAAGCAGGTATCGTACACGCTGGTATCGGTAAGAAATCCATGGGCGATGCTAAACTTAAAGATAACTTCATGACTTTGTTGGGAGCTATCGTTAAGGCTAAACCAGCATCTTCCAAAGGTATCTACCTTCGTTCTATCGCTGTAGCGTCCACTATGGGCCCAGGCGTTAAGATCGAGCCAAATGCAGCAGCTGCTGCAACTGGTGCTAACTAG
- a CDS encoding TrmH family RNA methyltransferase: MKKNNSRPSGRNNSQRPQQGGRPQQGRAQGGRPQGGRPQAHAPRENQIPRDWRVVIGTHAINEVLKVRPKQVKGFWIRQGFENSGDLREMNELAMKNHIKVELKAEAALEKFGPSQQGAAIFVEGAPEFDMASLEGLDKSMVLILDGIEDPHNLGAILRTSWLVGAQGVLIPEDRAVGLTPTVHKVACGGVEHVPVEETTNFANYAEELKKQGYWIYGLSPRGKRSIFELELPDKVVWAIGSEDKGMRVTTERLCDELVFIPQASSSASYNASVATAMALTETLRQHAPRGNRKKS, translated from the coding sequence ATGAAGAAAAATAACTCTCGTCCGTCTGGCAGAAACAACTCTCAACGTCCTCAGCAGGGTGGTCGCCCGCAGCAGGGCCGTGCTCAAGGCGGTCGTCCGCAAGGGGGCCGTCCCCAGGCTCATGCTCCTCGTGAAAATCAGATCCCGCGTGACTGGCGTGTGGTGATCGGCACGCATGCGATCAATGAGGTGCTGAAAGTGCGTCCGAAGCAGGTGAAGGGCTTCTGGATTCGTCAGGGCTTTGAAAATTCAGGCGATCTGCGTGAAATGAACGAACTGGCGATGAAAAACCATATCAAAGTTGAATTGAAGGCCGAAGCTGCGCTGGAAAAATTCGGTCCGTCCCAGCAGGGAGCCGCTATCTTTGTCGAGGGCGCTCCGGAATTTGATATGGCTAGTCTGGAAGGCCTGGATAAATCCATGGTTCTGATTCTGGATGGTATTGAAGACCCTCATAATCTGGGAGCGATCCTCAGAACCTCCTGGCTGGTGGGGGCGCAAGGGGTTCTGATTCCGGAAGACCGCGCGGTGGGTTTGACGCCTACGGTACATAAAGTGGCTTGCGGGGGCGTGGAGCATGTTCCGGTTGAAGAGACTACGAACTTTGCTAACTATGCGGAAGAACTTAAAAAACAGGGTTATTGGATCTATGGTTTAAGTCCGCGTGGAAAGCGATCTATTTTCGAATTAGAGCTTCCGGACAAGGTGGTTTGGGCAATTGGTTCAGAAGACAAAGGAATGAGAGTGACAACGGAGCGCCTTTGTGATGAATTGGTCTTCATACCGCAAGCTAGTTCTTCGGCGAGTTATAATGCCTCTGTGGCGACAGCCATGGCATTAACTGAGACCCTTAGACAGCATGCGCCGCGCGGAAATCGAAAAAAATCGTAA
- the tuf gene encoding elongation factor Tu gives MSKEKFTRNKPHVNIGTIGHVDHGKTTLTAAITTTLAAAGKAQAMAYDQIDKSPEEKARGITISTTHVEYETDNRHYAHVDCPGHADYVKNMITGAAQMDGAILVVSSADGPMPQTREHILLARQVGVPALVVFMNKVDMVDDKELLELVELEVRELLSKYEFPGDDIPVVKGSALKALEGDQSEIGRPAIMKLMDACDTYIPAPVRAVDKTFLMPVEDVFSISGRGTVVTGRVERGIVKVGDEIEIVGIRPTQKTTVTGIEMFRKLLDEGQAGDNCGVLLRGTKKEDVERGQVLVKPGTVKPHKKFKAEAYILTKEEGGRHTPFFNGYRPQFYFRTTDVTGVCTLKAGTEMVMPGDKIEVSVELIAPIAMEKELRFAIREGGRTVGAGVVTEILE, from the coding sequence ATGTCTAAAGAGAAATTTACACGTAATAAACCGCACGTAAATATCGGCACTATCGGTCACGTCGATCATGGTAAAACCACTTTGACTGCTGCTATCACTACTACTCTTGCAGCAGCTGGTAAAGCTCAAGCAATGGCTTACGATCAAATCGATAAGTCTCCAGAAGAGAAAGCTCGTGGTATCACGATCTCCACTACTCACGTTGAGTACGAAACTGACAACCGTCACTACGCTCACGTTGACTGCCCAGGTCACGCTGACTACGTAAAAAACATGATCACTGGTGCTGCTCAAATGGACGGAGCTATCTTGGTAGTTTCTTCTGCTGACGGTCCAATGCCACAAACTCGTGAGCACATCCTTCTTGCACGTCAAGTAGGTGTTCCTGCTCTAGTTGTATTCATGAACAAAGTTGACATGGTTGACGATAAAGAACTTCTTGAGCTAGTTGAGCTTGAAGTTCGTGAACTTCTGTCTAAATACGAATTCCCTGGCGATGACATCCCAGTTGTTAAAGGTTCTGCATTGAAAGCTCTTGAAGGCGATCAATCTGAAATCGGTCGTCCAGCTATCATGAAATTGATGGATGCTTGCGATACTTACATCCCAGCTCCAGTTCGTGCAGTAGATAAAACATTCTTGATGCCAGTAGAGGACGTATTCTCTATCTCTGGTCGTGGTACAGTTGTTACTGGCCGTGTAGAGCGTGGTATCGTTAAAGTTGGTGACGAGATCGAAATCGTTGGTATCCGCCCAACTCAAAAAACTACTGTAACTGGTATCGAGATGTTCCGTAAACTTCTTGACGAAGGTCAAGCAGGGGACAACTGCGGTGTTCTTCTTCGTGGTACTAAAAAAGAAGACGTTGAACGTGGCCAAGTACTTGTTAAACCAGGTACAGTTAAACCACACAAAAAGTTCAAAGCTGAAGCGTACATCCTGACTAAAGAAGAAGGCGGACGTCACACTCCATTCTTCAACGGGTACCGTCCTCAGTTCTACTTCCGTACTACAGACGTTACTGGCGTTTGTACTTTGAAAGCTGGAACTGAAATGGTTATGCCTGGTGATAAGATCGAAGTTTCTGTTGAACTTATCGCTCCTATCGCTATGGAAAAAGAGCTTCGCTTCGCGATCCGTGAAGGCGGTCGTACAGTTGGAGCTGGTGTTGTTACTGAAATCCTTGAGTAA
- the nusG gene encoding transcription termination/antitermination protein NusG, whose protein sequence is MEKKWYIVNVQTSCENTAKKAIEEKIKSSKMEEFFGEILIPAESVVELVKGQKQTKSRKFFPGYIFVQMFLNDETWHLVRNSSKVTGFVGGTKTRPPEVPEAEVLRVTQQMAGVAEKPRPKVKFAVGENVTVIDGPFSNFQGTVEEVNEDKAKLKVLVSIFGRPTPVELDYIQVEKP, encoded by the coding sequence ATGGAAAAAAAGTGGTACATCGTTAACGTTCAGACCAGCTGTGAAAACACAGCTAAAAAAGCCATCGAAGAAAAGATCAAATCTTCCAAAATGGAAGAATTCTTTGGCGAAATCCTGATCCCTGCGGAAAGCGTAGTGGAGCTGGTAAAAGGTCAAAAACAGACCAAATCACGTAAATTTTTCCCGGGTTATATCTTCGTTCAGATGTTTTTGAATGATGAGACTTGGCATTTGGTACGTAATTCGTCTAAAGTCACGGGCTTCGTGGGCGGCACTAAAACCCGTCCTCCGGAAGTTCCGGAGGCTGAAGTTCTTCGCGTAACCCAGCAAATGGCTGGCGTTGCTGAAAAACCAAGACCGAAAGTGAAGTTCGCTGTGGGTGAGAACGTGACTGTTATCGACGGTCCATTCTCCAACTTCCAGGGAACTGTAGAAGAAGTGAACGAGGACAAAGCGAAGCTTAAAGTTCTTGTGAGCATCTTCGGTCGTCCGACTCCAGTTGAGTTGGACTACATTCAAGTAGAAAAACCATAA
- the rplL gene encoding 50S ribosomal protein L7/L12 yields MSLTNDQIVEALSAKTVLEIAELVKTLEEKWGVSAAAPVAAAAAGPAAAVEEKTAFDVILVDAGANKINVIKEVRGLTGLGLAEAKALVEAGNKAVKEGATKEDAEKIKKALEAAGAKVTVK; encoded by the coding sequence ATGTCTCTGACTAACGATCAAATCGTTGAAGCGTTGTCTGCGAAAACTGTTCTAGAAATCGCAGAACTAGTAAAAACTTTGGAAGAAAAATGGGGCGTTTCCGCTGCTGCTCCAGTTGCTGCTGCTGCTGCAGGTCCTGCTGCTGCTGTTGAAGAAAAAACTGCTTTCGACGTTATCCTTGTTGACGCTGGCGCCAACAAAATCAACGTTATTAAAGAAGTTCGTGGCTTGACTGGTTTGGGTCTTGCTGAAGCTAAAGCCCTTGTTGAAGCTGGTAACAAAGCTGTTAAAGAAGGCGCTACTAAAGAAGACGCAGAAAAAATCAAGAAAGCTCTTGAAGCTGCGGGCGCGAAAGTTACTGTTAAGTAA